The segment GCGGATCACCTGGTGGAATTCCGGCTCGTCGAGCAGGAAGGAGTCGTGGCCCTTGTCGGTGCGGATCTCCACGAAGCTGACGTTGGCCGCCACCGCGTTCAGCGCGTGCACGATGGCCCGCGATTCGGAGGTCGGGAACAGCCAGTCGCTGGAGAAGCTGGCCAGGCAAAAGCGCACCGGCGTGCCCTTGCCGTCCTTGCGGAAGGCGTTGGACAGGGTGCCGCCCCCGTAATCCGCGGCGAGGTCGAAATAGTCCATCGCCCGCGTGATGTAGAGGTAGGAGTTGGCGTCGAAGCGCTCCACGAAGGTGATGCCCTGGTGGCGCAGATAGCTCTCCACCTGGAAATCGGCGTCGAAGCCGTAGGTGACGGTCTGGCGGTTCTGCAGGTTGCGCCCGAACTTGCGGTGCAGCGCCGGTTCCGACAGGTAGGTGATGTGCGCGGCCATGCGCGCCACCGCCAGCCCGCGGTGCGGGCGGGTGCCCTCCAGCAGGTAGTTGCCGCCGGCCCAGTCCGGGTCGGCCATGATCGCCTGCCGGCCGACTTCGTGGAAGGCGATGTTCTGCGCGGAATGGCGGGCCGCCGTGGCGATCGGCACCGCAGCGAAGACCGATTCGGGATAGGCCACCGCCCATTGCAGGACCTGCATGCCGCCCATGGAGCCGCCGATCACGCAGAACAGCTGGTCGATCCCGAGATGCTCCACCAGCAGCTTCTGCGCGCGCACCATGTCGCCGATGGTGATGACGGGGAAGCCGAGACCGTAGGGCTCGCCGGTCGCCGGATCGGTCTCCTTCGGGCCGGTGGAGCCCATGCAGCCGCCGATCACGTTGGAGCAGATGACGAAATAGCGGTCGGTGTCGACCGGCTTGCCGGGGCCGACCAGCATCTCCCACCAGCCGGGCTTGCCGGTCACCGGATGCTGGTCGAGCACGTAATGGTCGCCGGTCAGGGCGTGGCAGATCAGGATGGCGTTCGACCGGTCCGCGTTCAGCGCGCCGTAGGTCTGGTAGGCGACCTCGAACGGCCCCAGCTCCGCGCCGCTGTCCAGCCGCATGGGCCGGTCCACCCCGAGCGTGACCCGGTGGCCGGGCATCGTCGCGGGCTCGGCAGGCGCGGCGGCAGGCACGGGGCCAGACACGGCGGCGGCGGGGTTCGGCGCGGACATGACGGGTCGGTGGCCTCCGGAAAACGGGAGTTCATAGCTACGGACCGGCGGTTGGGAGTGTCAACGTTTTCTTTGATTTCGCTCCGCTTGCGGACTACTACTATCCGGCTTTGGATTCGCCCTGGATTTGACGGTTTCCCGCCCCATGCCTCCGCCCAAGTCCCCGCTCGACGATCTGCGCCGCGAGATCGATCACATCGACGATACGATCCACGACCTGCTGATGCGCCGCGCCGCGGTGGTGGAGCGCGTCGGCGTCGTCAAAGGCCAGATCGAGGCCGCGGAAGGTCAGGTCAGCGGGAATCCCCAGACCCCGATCTATCTGCGCCCGGCGCGCGAGGCGGTCATCCTGCGCCGCCTGATGGCGCGCCACGCCGGCTCCTTTCCGGCGATGGCCGTCACCCGCATGTGGCGGGAGATGATCACCGCCTTCACCCGGCTCCAGGGCCCCTTCGCCGTCGCGGTCTACGCGCCGGAGGACCGCCGCGGATTCTGGGACGTGGCCCGCGACCATTTCGGCAGCGTCGTTCCGATGACCGCCGTCAACACCCCCGCCGCGGCCATCCGCGCGGTGTCGGAGGGCACGGCCACCGTCGGCGTCGTTCCCTACCCGGCGGAGGACGACGCGGACCCCTGGTGGCGCTTCCTGGTGTCGTCCGACGCGCGCACGCCGCGCGTGGTGGCGCGGCTGCCCTTCGCCGGGCGCGGCAACGCCCGCGGCGAGGACCGCGACGCGCTGGCCATTGCGCTGGTCCCGCACGAGCCGACCGGCGACGACCGCACCCTCCTGG is part of the Azospirillum baldaniorum genome and harbors:
- a CDS encoding chorismate mutase produces the protein MPPPKSPLDDLRREIDHIDDTIHDLLMRRAAVVERVGVVKGQIEAAEGQVSGNPQTPIYLRPAREAVILRRLMARHAGSFPAMAVTRMWREMITAFTRLQGPFAVAVYAPEDRRGFWDVARDHFGSVVPMTAVNTPAAAIRAVSEGTATVGVVPYPAEDDADPWWRFLVSSDARTPRVVARLPFAGRGNARGEDRDALAIALVPHEPTGDDRTLLGIELGHDLSRGRLKDHLETSGLAPTYFCTWHARDPSGPSIHLVEVADFVDHTDPRLSAFAGRLGEIPVRINIVGGYAVPLHFSHDARKV
- the metX gene encoding homoserine O-acetyltransferase MetX — its product is MSAPNPAAAVSGPVPAAAPAEPATMPGHRVTLGVDRPMRLDSGAELGPFEVAYQTYGALNADRSNAILICHALTGDHYVLDQHPVTGKPGWWEMLVGPGKPVDTDRYFVICSNVIGGCMGSTGPKETDPATGEPYGLGFPVITIGDMVRAQKLLVEHLGIDQLFCVIGGSMGGMQVLQWAVAYPESVFAAVPIATAARHSAQNIAFHEVGRQAIMADPDWAGGNYLLEGTRPHRGLAVARMAAHITYLSEPALHRKFGRNLQNRQTVTYGFDADFQVESYLRHQGITFVERFDANSYLYITRAMDYFDLAADYGGGTLSNAFRKDGKGTPVRFCLASFSSDWLFPTSESRAIVHALNAVAANVSFVEIRTDKGHDSFLLDEPEFHQVIRGFLDGCAEHRGLTRPSRP